A window from Blastocatellia bacterium encodes these proteins:
- the msrA gene encoding peptide-methionine (S)-S-oxide reductase MsrA has protein sequence MAKATFAAGCFWGVEDAFRRIKGVISTQVGYTGGTFPNPTYEDVCTDRTGHAEAVEIEFDPTQVSYEQLLEVFWSIHDPTTLNRQGPDVGTQYRSAIFFHSPEQEAAARASKEQQQNSGRFRRPIVTEIVPATTFYRAEEYHQQYFEKRGITHCAI, from the coding sequence ATGGCCAAAGCTACATTTGCCGCTGGCTGTTTCTGGGGCGTGGAGGATGCGTTTCGCAGGATCAAAGGCGTGATCTCCACGCAGGTCGGCTACACGGGAGGCACGTTTCCCAATCCAACGTACGAGGACGTGTGCACTGACCGAACCGGACATGCCGAGGCCGTTGAAATCGAATTTGATCCGACGCAGGTCAGCTACGAGCAACTGCTGGAAGTCTTCTGGAGCATTCATGACCCAACTACGTTGAACCGACAAGGGCCCGATGTGGGCACTCAGTACCGGTCTGCGATCTTTTTTCACTCGCCGGAGCAGGAAGCCGCCGCGCGCGCCTCGAAAGAGCAGCAGCAAAACAGCGGCCGTTTTCGCCGACCAATCGTGACCGAGATCGTGCCGGCCACTACGTTCTATCGCGCTGAAGAATACCATCAACAATACTTCGAGAAGCGCGGCATCACGCATTGCGCGATATAG